In a genomic window of Lepisosteus oculatus isolate fLepOcu1 chromosome 3, fLepOcu1.hap2, whole genome shotgun sequence:
- the zfyve16 gene encoding zinc finger FYVE domain-containing protein 16 isoform X1 yields MDSFFKAAVCDLDKLLDDFEQNSDEFECRITVEIPCAPVYPAPSSSCQAFASQPQAASSSQSAVNSLPSTRAGCSTTPLPGLTVHSTDPECSGRPLTGVDLLSSLDSRAAKTSAPPCPDRALKPVCDLVSDTGPAVLRASRHDAFKELDVAEKELEERLLVDLESTTACHSGGGPHVGLKSIPGAQICPTREGLLVEQDAGHLAAGGVLTSLLDIIFPAENANIPQGAESASILEAEEPLEAVVQDDGCPETRLNCTDNGEPLSDSERTGIGSPVTDSQGDWGDEETRNSTPQHTEVDEINQTSITLEGAELEQQIPSRNQEKDIVEQVNSLAHEMCGVSQQDNLSNFSSLPEDKDSSLSCLPISVSMCGSLVASLDLEKNEPQAEEEVEVLTCESPVQVVPAVPDIQQIIPPMEVATNRVDQIGPESADQSGSLQSETKATPETKPLTNIPSMASSQSAESSSAQDGEGSAVVEESCSLPVGASPEFPSDIAFVDDFLLDGDLGDILVTDEDLDAFLMERNTRNSEGEPLKNVADEGFSEMNGDLSEFPDLSPGDMDDGLAEENGNAISAKGGEVALLASSHSYSAVEQGDLKPAFSSQDNDGSLTDDIACTGSNHRESSNTASSLGKKSNHTDNHPYYGGARPKQLFSHPARTLLTNELDYRISESQDVPYVGVLTPNNMESPAAEADTSQYLGNSGYLHSERIESTMGIDEVSDSALFLSHPDDSVMAEAASVDDRVMREASSLGSKQPSWVPDSEAPNCMNCRQRFTFTKRRHHCRACGKVFCAGCCSRKCKLKYLEKEARVCLACYETIHKAQAFERMMSPTGPSPNPNVPSEYCSTIPPLQQARAAGTLNSPPPTVMVPVSVLKHPGSEGFPREQKRVWFADGILPNGEVADTTKLSAGSKRSSQDPSPSTPEPPVSQVKSEQEGPAAALLGDDAEAGATGPEQAPSDAGSPLSGTPDGPGDSRTLVSGPWDYSLLCAVGSCVTKADSLLPDDEEGLPPLLIATGEQGGDPLVEELPSPGQILLLLEEGGPRPLTFVLNANLLVNVKAVSYGGRKCWCFSSNGLQGVGQSEIVILLQCLPDENTLPKDIFRLYITMYQDAQKGTFVENLGNVTFTESFLGSKDHGGFLFISPSFQPLEGLPLPSSPFLFGVLIQKLEVPWAKVFPLRLLLRLGAEYKVYPCTLISLRFRKSLFRETGHTIMNLLADLRNYQYSLPVVEGLLIHMEMGNSYIEIPREKFSEMLKVVSASNEHVISVGASFSTTADSHLVCVQNEEGNYQTQASSMMGKPRKVTGASFVVFNGALKASSGFLAKSSMVEDGLMVQITPDTMEALRQALREKRDFQIPCGKLDSGDARENVNICWVDRPALVTHGVTSPVDGKSLEGVPNVKMQQEAEFETDGKFVKCTEVFYLLKEQDCSLSAVLAAHSQFPREIATAGCAALCPHLKTLKDSGINHLGLRVSTDADVVEYQAGAGGRLLPQRYMNELDSALIPVIHGGSTSVPRQAMDMEFFFFIAESLG; encoded by the exons ATGGACAGCTTCTTCAAAGCAGCCGTGTGCGACCTGGACAAGCTGCTGGACGATTTTGAGCAGAACTCAG ATGAGTTTGAATGCAGGATTACAGTAGAGATCCCATGTGCCCCTGTCTACCCTGCTCCGTCCTCCAGTTGTCAGGCCTTTGCATCACAGCCTCAAGCAGCTTCTTCGTCTCAGTCAGCAGTCAACAGTCTGCCCAGTACGCGTGCAGGGTGCTCCACTACCCCACTTCCTGGCCTCACTGTGCACTCCACTGACCCCGAGTGCAGTGGGAGACCCTTGACTGGTGTGGACCTCCTGTCATCTCTGGACAGCAGGGCTGCCAAGACCTCGGCACCTCCGTGTCCAGACAGGGCACTGAAACCAGTGTGCGACTTGGTCAGTGACACAGGCCCTGCAGTTCTGCGAGCCAGTCGCCATGACGCCTTCAAGGAGCTGGATGTTGCTGAAAAGGAACTGGAGGAACGTTTATTGGTAGATCTTGAATCTACAACTGCATGTCATTCTGGAGGTGGTCCACATGTTGGCCTTAAGAGTATCCCTGGGGCACAAATCTGTCCTACCAGGGAGGGATTGCTGGTGGAGCAAGATGCCGGACATCTTGCAGCTGGAGGAGTGTTGACTTCTTTGTTAGATATAATCTTTCCAGCAGAGAATGCTAATATACCTCAGGGTGCAGAGTCGGCTAGCATTCTAGAAGCTGAGGAGCCTTTGGAAGCAGTCGTTCAGGATGATGGGTGTCCTGAAACAAGACTGAATTGTACAGATAATGGAGAACCCCTTTCTGACTCTGAGAGAACTGGGATTGGCAGTCCAGTGACTGATTCTCAGGGGGACTGGGGTGATGAAGAAACGAGGAACAGCACTCCTCAACATACTGAGGTAGATGAGATTAACCAAACCAGCATCACTCTTGAAGGTGCAGAGCTGGAACAGCAGATTCCTTCCCGAAACCAAGAGAAAGACATTGTTGAACAAGTCAACAGCTTAGCCCATGAAATGTGTGGTGTTTCACAACAGGATAACTTGAGCAATTTCTCAAGTCTCCCTGAAGACAAAGATAGTTCCTTGTCCTGTCTACCTATATCTGTGTCCATGTGTGGGTCCCTGGTTGCGTCCCTGGACTTGGAGAAGAATGAGCCGCAGGCCGAAGAAGAGGTTGAGGTTCTCACCTGTGAATCACCAGTTCAAGTTGTGCCTGCTGTCCCTGATATTCAGCAGATTATTCCTCCAATGGAGGTAGCTACGAACCGTGTGGACCAAATTGGTCCTGAGTCTGCTGATCAGAGTGGCAGCCTCCAGTCAGAAACCAAAGCTACTCCTGAGACTAAGCCATTAACCAATATCCCAAGCATGGCCTCTTCTCAGTCAGCAGAAAGCAGTTCAGCTCAGGATGGAGAGGGGTCTGCCGTGGTAGAGGAAAGCTGTTCTCTCCCTGTTGGTGCCAGCCCTGAGTTTCCCTCAGATATTGCCTTTGTGGATGACTTTCTCCTAGATGGTGACCTGGGTGACATCCTTGTGACAGATGAGGATCTGGATGCCTTTCTCATGGAGCGGAACACCCGAAATAGTGAGGGAGAGCCCCTGAAGAATGTGGCAGATGAAGGGTTTTCAGAAATGAATGGAGACCTTTCTGAATTTCCTGACCTGTCCCCAGGTGATATGGATGATGGTCTCGCTGAAGAAAATGGGAATGCCATCAGTGCTAAAGGTGGCGAGGTAGCCTTGCTCGCTTCGAGCCATTCCTATTCAGCCGTAGAACAAGGGGATCTGAAACCTGCTTTTTCATCTCAGGACAACGACGGTTCTTTAACAGATGACATTGCTTGTACCGGGAGTAACCACAGGGAGTCTTCAAACACAGCCAGCTCTCTTGGCAAAAAGTCAAACCACACTGATAACCACCCATACTATGGAGGAGCAAGACCCAAGCAGCTTTTTAGCCACCCTGCCAGAACTTTACTAACAAATGAATTGGACTACAGAATAAGTGAGAGTCAGGATGTACCTTACGTTGGAGTTCTTACTCCTAATAACATGGAGTCCCCTGCTGCAGAAGCAGACACCAGTCAGTATTTAGGAAATTCTGGGTATCTTCACTCAGAAAGGATTGAAAGCACCATGGGTATTGATGAAGTCTCAGACTCTGCACTGTTCCTCTCTCATCCGGATGACAGCGTAATGGCTGAGGCTGCTTCTGTAGATGACAGGGTGATGCGGGAGGCGTCCAGTTTAGGCTCGAAACAGCCTTCATGGGTGCCTGATTCTGAGGCGCCGAACTGCATGAACTGCCGCCAGCGGTTCACCTTCACCAAGAGGAGGCATCACTGCCGAGCATGTGGAAAA GTGTTCTGTGCAGGGTGCTGCAGTAGGAAATGCAAGCTCAAGTATCTGGAGAAGGAAGCCAGAGTCTGTCTTGCGTGCTATGAAACCATTCATAAAG CTCAGGCCTTCGAGAGGATGATGAGCCCCACGGGCCCCAGCCCCAACCCTAATGTGCCCTCGGAGTACTGCTCCACCATCCCACCCCTGCAGCAGGCTCGTGCCGCTGGGACCCTCAACTCCCCTCCGCCTACTGTCATGGTGCCCGTCTCCGTGCTCAAGCACCCAGGAAGCGAAG GATTTCCCAGGGAACAGAAGCGAGTGTGGTTTGCCGATGGTATTTTGCCAAATGGAGAAGTTGCGGACACAACTAAGCTCTCTGCTGGAAGTAAGAGATCCTCCCAGGACCCCAGCCCTTCAACACCAGAACCCCCAGTG TCCCAGGTGAAGAGTGAACAGGAAGGACCTGCTGCTGCATTGCTGGGTGATGATGCGGAAGCCGGAGCAACCGGGCCAGAGCAGGCCCCTAGTGATGCAGGGAGTCCTCTTAGTGGGACTCCTGATGGCCCAGGAGACAGCAGGACCCTTGTCAGCGGGCCCTGGGATTACAGCCTGCTCTGTGCCGTGGGGAGCTGTGTGACCAAGGCGGACAGCCTGCTCCCGGATGATGAGGAGGGCCTGCCTCCCCTGCTAATAGCCACAGGAGAGCAGGGAGGAG ACCCATTAGTGGAGGAACTTCCCTCTCCCGGCCAGatcctgctgctgctggaggaAGGAGGACCACGACCTCTGACCTTTGTTCTGAACGCAAACCTTCTGGTCAATGTCAAAGCAGTCTCCT ATGGTGGTCGAAAGTGCTGGTGTTTCAGCTCCAATGGTCTTCAGGGCGTAGGCCAGTCGGAGATAGTCATCTTGCTGCAGTGCCTCCCAGATGAGAACACTCTGCCCAAAGACATCTTCAGGCTCTACATCACCATGTACCAGGATGCCCAGAAAG GAACATTTGTGGAGAACCTGGGCAACGTAACATTCACGGAGAGTTTCCTGGGCAGTAAAGACCATGGAGGATTCCTCTTCATTTCACCCAGCTTCCAGCCTCTGGAGGGTCTCCCACTGCCCTCCAGCCCTTTCTTGTTTGGGGTGCTCATCCAGAAGCTGGAGGTGCCCTGGGCCAAAGTATTCCCCTTGCGCCTACTGCTGCGACTGGGGGCTGAGTACAAAG TCTATCCCTGCACTTTGATAAGTCTGAGATTCCGAAAGTCTTTGTTCAGAGAGACGGGGCATACCATAATGAACTTACTTGCA GACCTGCGAAATTACCAGTACAGCCTGCCTGTAGTAGAAGGCTTGCTGATCCACATGGAAATGGGAAATAGCTACATTGAAATACCCAGGGAGAAGTTCAGTGAG ATGTTGAAAGTTGTGAGCGCTTCCAATGAGCATGTGATCAGCGTGGGAGCAAGTTTCAGCACGACAGCGGATTCTCACTTGGTTTGTGTGCAGAACGAAGAGGGGAACTATCAGACGCAAGCAAGTAGCATGATGGGAAAGCCCAGAAAAG TCACAGGAGCGAGCTTTGTGGTGTTCAATGGAGCTCTGAAGGCTTCTTCTGGGTTTCTTGCCAAATCCAGCATGGTTGAAG ACGGATTAATGGTACAGATCACGCCTGACACCATGGAAGCCCTCCGGCAAGCACTCAGGGAGAAGAGAGACTTCCAGATCCCCTGCGGGAAGCTGGATTCTGGGGATGCGAGGGAGAATGTGAACATCTGCTGGGTGGACAGGCCGGCGCTCGTGACTCATGG AGTCACGAGCCCTGTGGATGGGAAGTCTCTGGAAGGCGTGCCTAATGTTAAAATGCAACAGGAGGCAGAGTTTGAGACTGACGGGAAATTTGTTAAGTGCACTGAG gTATTTTACCTCCTGAAGGAGCAGGATTGCTCTCTGTCCGCTGTCCTGGCCGCTCACAGTCAGTTCCCCCGCGAGATCGCCACAGCCGGCTGCGCTGCCCTCTGCCCTCACCTCAAAACACTGAAGGACAGCGGCATCAACCACCTGGGCCTGCGCGTTTCCACAGACGCCGACGTG GTGGAGTACCAGGCCGGAGCTGGAGGGCGACTCCTCCCGCAGCGCTACATGAACGAGCTGGACAGCGCCCTGATCCCCGTCATACACGGCGGCAGCACTAGCGTGCCCCGCCAGGCTATGGACATGGAGTTCTTCTTCTTCATCGCAGAGAGCCTCGGCTGA
- the zfyve16 gene encoding zinc finger FYVE domain-containing protein 16 isoform X2, with amino-acid sequence MDSFFKAAVCDLDKLLDDFEQNSDEFECRITVEIPCAPVYPAPSSSCQAFASQPQAASSSQSAVNSLPSTRAGCSTTPLPGLTVHSTDPECSGRPLTGVDLLSSLDSRAAKTSAPPCPDRALKPVCDLVSDTGPAVLRASRHDAFKELDVAEKELEERLLVDLESTTACHSGGGPHVGLKSIPGAQICPTREGLLVEQDAGHLAAGGVLTSLLDIIFPAENANIPQGAESASILEAEEPLEAVVQDDGCPETRLNCTDNGEPLSDSERTGIGSPVTDSQGDWGDEETRNSTPQHTEVDEINQTSITLEGAELEQQIPSRNQEKDIVEQVNSLAHEMCGVSQQDNLSNFSSLPEDKDSSLSCLPISVSMCGSLVASLDLEKNEPQAEEEVEVLTCESPVQVVPAVPDIQQIIPPMEVATNRVDQIGPESADQSGSLQSETKATPETKPLTNIPSMASSQSAESSSAQDGEGSAVVEESCSLPVGASPEFPSDIAFVDDFLLDGDLGDILVTDEDLDAFLMERNTRNSEGEPLKNVADEGFSEMNGDLSEFPDLSPGDMDDGLAEENGNAISAKGGEVALLASSHSYSAVEQGDLKPAFSSQDNDGSLTDDIACTGSNHRESSNTASSLGKKSNHTDNHPYYGGARPKQLFSHPARTLLTNELDYRISESQDVPYVGVLTPNNMESPAAEADTSQYLGNSGYLHSERIESTMGIDEVSDSALFLSHPDDSVMAEAASVDDRVMREASSLGSKQPSWVPDSEAPNCMNCRQRFTFTKRRHHCRACGKVFCAGCCSRKCKLKYLEKEARVCLACYETIHKAQAFERMMSPTGPSPNPNVPSEYCSTIPPLQQARAAGTLNSPPPTVMVPVSVLKHPGSEGFPREQKRVWFADGILPNGEVADTTKLSAGSKRSSQDPSPSTPEPPVSQVKSEQEGPAAALLGDDAEAGATGPEQAPSDAGSPLSGTPDGPGDSRTLVSGPWDYSLLCAVGSCVTKADSLLPDDEEGLPPLLIATGEQGGDPLVEELPSPGQILLLLEEGGPRPLTFVLNANLLVNVKAVSYGGRKCWCFSSNGLQGVGQSEIVILLQCLPDENTLPKDIFRLYITMYQDAQKGTFVENLGNVTFTESFLGSKDHGGFLFISPSFQPLEGLPLPSSPFLFGVLIQKLEVPWAKVFPLRLLLRLGAEYKVYPCTLISLRFRKSLFRETGHTIMNLLADLRNYQYSLPVVEGLLIHMEMGNSYIEIPREKFSEMLKVVSASNEHVISVGASFSTTADSHLVCVQNEEGNYQTQASSMMGKPRKVTGASFVVFNGALKASSGFLAKSSMVEDGLMVQITPDTMEALRQALREKRDFQIPCGKLDSGDARENVNICWVDRPALVTHGYFTS; translated from the exons ATGGACAGCTTCTTCAAAGCAGCCGTGTGCGACCTGGACAAGCTGCTGGACGATTTTGAGCAGAACTCAG ATGAGTTTGAATGCAGGATTACAGTAGAGATCCCATGTGCCCCTGTCTACCCTGCTCCGTCCTCCAGTTGTCAGGCCTTTGCATCACAGCCTCAAGCAGCTTCTTCGTCTCAGTCAGCAGTCAACAGTCTGCCCAGTACGCGTGCAGGGTGCTCCACTACCCCACTTCCTGGCCTCACTGTGCACTCCACTGACCCCGAGTGCAGTGGGAGACCCTTGACTGGTGTGGACCTCCTGTCATCTCTGGACAGCAGGGCTGCCAAGACCTCGGCACCTCCGTGTCCAGACAGGGCACTGAAACCAGTGTGCGACTTGGTCAGTGACACAGGCCCTGCAGTTCTGCGAGCCAGTCGCCATGACGCCTTCAAGGAGCTGGATGTTGCTGAAAAGGAACTGGAGGAACGTTTATTGGTAGATCTTGAATCTACAACTGCATGTCATTCTGGAGGTGGTCCACATGTTGGCCTTAAGAGTATCCCTGGGGCACAAATCTGTCCTACCAGGGAGGGATTGCTGGTGGAGCAAGATGCCGGACATCTTGCAGCTGGAGGAGTGTTGACTTCTTTGTTAGATATAATCTTTCCAGCAGAGAATGCTAATATACCTCAGGGTGCAGAGTCGGCTAGCATTCTAGAAGCTGAGGAGCCTTTGGAAGCAGTCGTTCAGGATGATGGGTGTCCTGAAACAAGACTGAATTGTACAGATAATGGAGAACCCCTTTCTGACTCTGAGAGAACTGGGATTGGCAGTCCAGTGACTGATTCTCAGGGGGACTGGGGTGATGAAGAAACGAGGAACAGCACTCCTCAACATACTGAGGTAGATGAGATTAACCAAACCAGCATCACTCTTGAAGGTGCAGAGCTGGAACAGCAGATTCCTTCCCGAAACCAAGAGAAAGACATTGTTGAACAAGTCAACAGCTTAGCCCATGAAATGTGTGGTGTTTCACAACAGGATAACTTGAGCAATTTCTCAAGTCTCCCTGAAGACAAAGATAGTTCCTTGTCCTGTCTACCTATATCTGTGTCCATGTGTGGGTCCCTGGTTGCGTCCCTGGACTTGGAGAAGAATGAGCCGCAGGCCGAAGAAGAGGTTGAGGTTCTCACCTGTGAATCACCAGTTCAAGTTGTGCCTGCTGTCCCTGATATTCAGCAGATTATTCCTCCAATGGAGGTAGCTACGAACCGTGTGGACCAAATTGGTCCTGAGTCTGCTGATCAGAGTGGCAGCCTCCAGTCAGAAACCAAAGCTACTCCTGAGACTAAGCCATTAACCAATATCCCAAGCATGGCCTCTTCTCAGTCAGCAGAAAGCAGTTCAGCTCAGGATGGAGAGGGGTCTGCCGTGGTAGAGGAAAGCTGTTCTCTCCCTGTTGGTGCCAGCCCTGAGTTTCCCTCAGATATTGCCTTTGTGGATGACTTTCTCCTAGATGGTGACCTGGGTGACATCCTTGTGACAGATGAGGATCTGGATGCCTTTCTCATGGAGCGGAACACCCGAAATAGTGAGGGAGAGCCCCTGAAGAATGTGGCAGATGAAGGGTTTTCAGAAATGAATGGAGACCTTTCTGAATTTCCTGACCTGTCCCCAGGTGATATGGATGATGGTCTCGCTGAAGAAAATGGGAATGCCATCAGTGCTAAAGGTGGCGAGGTAGCCTTGCTCGCTTCGAGCCATTCCTATTCAGCCGTAGAACAAGGGGATCTGAAACCTGCTTTTTCATCTCAGGACAACGACGGTTCTTTAACAGATGACATTGCTTGTACCGGGAGTAACCACAGGGAGTCTTCAAACACAGCCAGCTCTCTTGGCAAAAAGTCAAACCACACTGATAACCACCCATACTATGGAGGAGCAAGACCCAAGCAGCTTTTTAGCCACCCTGCCAGAACTTTACTAACAAATGAATTGGACTACAGAATAAGTGAGAGTCAGGATGTACCTTACGTTGGAGTTCTTACTCCTAATAACATGGAGTCCCCTGCTGCAGAAGCAGACACCAGTCAGTATTTAGGAAATTCTGGGTATCTTCACTCAGAAAGGATTGAAAGCACCATGGGTATTGATGAAGTCTCAGACTCTGCACTGTTCCTCTCTCATCCGGATGACAGCGTAATGGCTGAGGCTGCTTCTGTAGATGACAGGGTGATGCGGGAGGCGTCCAGTTTAGGCTCGAAACAGCCTTCATGGGTGCCTGATTCTGAGGCGCCGAACTGCATGAACTGCCGCCAGCGGTTCACCTTCACCAAGAGGAGGCATCACTGCCGAGCATGTGGAAAA GTGTTCTGTGCAGGGTGCTGCAGTAGGAAATGCAAGCTCAAGTATCTGGAGAAGGAAGCCAGAGTCTGTCTTGCGTGCTATGAAACCATTCATAAAG CTCAGGCCTTCGAGAGGATGATGAGCCCCACGGGCCCCAGCCCCAACCCTAATGTGCCCTCGGAGTACTGCTCCACCATCCCACCCCTGCAGCAGGCTCGTGCCGCTGGGACCCTCAACTCCCCTCCGCCTACTGTCATGGTGCCCGTCTCCGTGCTCAAGCACCCAGGAAGCGAAG GATTTCCCAGGGAACAGAAGCGAGTGTGGTTTGCCGATGGTATTTTGCCAAATGGAGAAGTTGCGGACACAACTAAGCTCTCTGCTGGAAGTAAGAGATCCTCCCAGGACCCCAGCCCTTCAACACCAGAACCCCCAGTG TCCCAGGTGAAGAGTGAACAGGAAGGACCTGCTGCTGCATTGCTGGGTGATGATGCGGAAGCCGGAGCAACCGGGCCAGAGCAGGCCCCTAGTGATGCAGGGAGTCCTCTTAGTGGGACTCCTGATGGCCCAGGAGACAGCAGGACCCTTGTCAGCGGGCCCTGGGATTACAGCCTGCTCTGTGCCGTGGGGAGCTGTGTGACCAAGGCGGACAGCCTGCTCCCGGATGATGAGGAGGGCCTGCCTCCCCTGCTAATAGCCACAGGAGAGCAGGGAGGAG ACCCATTAGTGGAGGAACTTCCCTCTCCCGGCCAGatcctgctgctgctggaggaAGGAGGACCACGACCTCTGACCTTTGTTCTGAACGCAAACCTTCTGGTCAATGTCAAAGCAGTCTCCT ATGGTGGTCGAAAGTGCTGGTGTTTCAGCTCCAATGGTCTTCAGGGCGTAGGCCAGTCGGAGATAGTCATCTTGCTGCAGTGCCTCCCAGATGAGAACACTCTGCCCAAAGACATCTTCAGGCTCTACATCACCATGTACCAGGATGCCCAGAAAG GAACATTTGTGGAGAACCTGGGCAACGTAACATTCACGGAGAGTTTCCTGGGCAGTAAAGACCATGGAGGATTCCTCTTCATTTCACCCAGCTTCCAGCCTCTGGAGGGTCTCCCACTGCCCTCCAGCCCTTTCTTGTTTGGGGTGCTCATCCAGAAGCTGGAGGTGCCCTGGGCCAAAGTATTCCCCTTGCGCCTACTGCTGCGACTGGGGGCTGAGTACAAAG TCTATCCCTGCACTTTGATAAGTCTGAGATTCCGAAAGTCTTTGTTCAGAGAGACGGGGCATACCATAATGAACTTACTTGCA GACCTGCGAAATTACCAGTACAGCCTGCCTGTAGTAGAAGGCTTGCTGATCCACATGGAAATGGGAAATAGCTACATTGAAATACCCAGGGAGAAGTTCAGTGAG ATGTTGAAAGTTGTGAGCGCTTCCAATGAGCATGTGATCAGCGTGGGAGCAAGTTTCAGCACGACAGCGGATTCTCACTTGGTTTGTGTGCAGAACGAAGAGGGGAACTATCAGACGCAAGCAAGTAGCATGATGGGAAAGCCCAGAAAAG TCACAGGAGCGAGCTTTGTGGTGTTCAATGGAGCTCTGAAGGCTTCTTCTGGGTTTCTTGCCAAATCCAGCATGGTTGAAG ACGGATTAATGGTACAGATCACGCCTGACACCATGGAAGCCCTCCGGCAAGCACTCAGGGAGAAGAGAGACTTCCAGATCCCCTGCGGGAAGCTGGATTCTGGGGATGCGAGGGAGAATGTGAACATCTGCTGGGTGGACAGGCCGGCGCTCGTGACTCATGG gTATTTTACCTCCTGA